Proteins encoded together in one Marinobacter sp. Arc7-DN-1 window:
- a CDS encoding SDR family NAD(P)-dependent oxidoreductase yields MSILITGANRGIGSALATEWQSAGAEVIPTARNSPGMEPLDVADPTSIKALAQRLEGRPISTLICNAGVSLDKFDDLETGYAPQLWAQSFAVNVTGVFLVVQALLPNLRASRDAGEAPKIAIIASQMGSQSTPAGNRFIYRSSKAAAINLGRNLAVSLEREGIAVGIYHPGWVATDMGGDSADLTLEEAVPGLRNQIDKLTISGTGCFKSWDGSDCAF; encoded by the coding sequence ATGTCGATACTGATTACGGGTGCCAACCGTGGCATTGGCAGCGCACTGGCCACGGAGTGGCAAAGTGCAGGAGCCGAAGTTATTCCGACGGCCCGGAACTCCCCTGGCATGGAGCCGCTGGATGTCGCCGACCCGACCAGCATCAAGGCGCTGGCCCAACGGCTTGAGGGCCGTCCAATCTCCACCTTGATCTGCAATGCCGGTGTTTCTCTGGATAAATTCGATGATCTGGAAACGGGATATGCTCCGCAACTCTGGGCCCAGTCGTTTGCCGTCAATGTAACCGGTGTCTTTCTGGTGGTTCAGGCTTTGCTCCCCAACCTGCGAGCCAGCAGGGACGCCGGCGAAGCTCCAAAAATTGCGATCATTGCCAGCCAGATGGGTTCACAGAGTACCCCGGCGGGTAACCGGTTTATTTACAGGTCTTCCAAGGCCGCGGCCATAAATCTCGGGCGCAATCTGGCGGTGAGCCTTGAGAGGGAAGGTATAGCGGTCGGTATCTACCATCCGGGCTGGGTTGCGACAGACATGGGAGGCGATTCAGCAGATCTGACGTTGGAAGAAGCCGTGCCGGGCCTTCGCAATCAGATTGACAAGCTCACGATATCCGGGACCGGGTGCTTTAAATCCTGGGACGGGTCTGACTGTGCATTCTGA
- a CDS encoding chemotaxis protein encodes MSSKAKQTQKLLLFRLSGERLFGIGTLKIREILPFMRLTKLPHSHHAVIGTATFRGSAVPVIDMAAAVGYPPLSREEQEKASIIVTDIQRQEIGFLVRSVQQIIETNWKAVMAPPKALGSKAFITGLLDLDGDIIQLLDVELLLAKVYPESLNTQDVMLTDVQSETLKSLNILMVDDSQVARKQLSDVLDSKDIPYQVTSNGDDALQILLRDDELGRPTDILVSDIEMPGLDGYELTFNVRDNSALKQPYIILHTSLNSEMSLSYANQVGANEALTKFDAEELLKAMLRGAEQAR; translated from the coding sequence ATGTCCAGCAAAGCGAAGCAGACCCAGAAACTTCTGCTGTTCCGGCTTTCCGGCGAACGTCTGTTCGGCATTGGCACCCTGAAGATCCGCGAAATCCTGCCTTTCATGCGGTTGACCAAACTGCCTCACAGCCATCATGCGGTGATCGGTACGGCGACCTTCCGGGGTTCCGCGGTTCCGGTGATTGATATGGCGGCTGCAGTGGGCTATCCGCCGCTGAGCCGGGAAGAGCAGGAAAAGGCCTCGATTATTGTCACCGACATCCAGCGCCAGGAGATCGGCTTTCTGGTACGCAGCGTTCAGCAGATTATCGAAACCAACTGGAAAGCGGTGATGGCGCCGCCCAAGGCTTTGGGCAGCAAGGCCTTTATTACCGGTCTGCTGGACCTGGATGGCGATATCATCCAGTTGCTGGACGTGGAATTGCTGTTGGCCAAGGTGTACCCGGAATCACTGAACACGCAGGATGTGATGCTGACGGATGTTCAGAGCGAGACTCTCAAATCCCTGAACATCCTGATGGTGGATGACTCCCAGGTGGCCCGTAAGCAGTTGTCAGACGTGCTGGACAGCAAGGACATTCCCTATCAGGTAACCTCCAACGGCGATGACGCCCTGCAGATCCTGCTGAGGGATGACGAGCTGGGCCGACCCACGGACATTCTGGTCAGCGACATTGAAATGCCGGGGCTTGATGGTTACGAGCTGACGTTCAACGTGCGGGATAACTCGGCGCTGAAACAGCCCTACATTATTCTGCACACGTCATTGAACAGCGAGATGAGCCTGAGCTATGCCAACCAGGTGGGCGCCAATGAGGCGCTCACCAAGTTCGATGCAGAAGAATTGCTTAAGGCGATGCTGAGAGGGGCAGAGCAGGCCCGGTGA
- a CDS encoding acetolactate synthase large subunit, translated as MANEQHPARNGAELFIRALENEGVKYIFAVPGEENLAFLEALRTSSIQLVLNRHEQAAGFMAATYGRLTGRVGVCLSTLGPGATNLVTAAAYAQLGGMPMMMISGQKPIKSSKQGLFQILDVVDLMRPLTKYTRQISNANTIPAKVREAFRLASEERPGAVHLELPEDIAAEKPESDTHIFKPSDARRPTASQKSLEMACDMLREARHPVIMIGAGANRKRVSEALLHLVNVTSIPFFTTQMGKGVIDERHPHYLGNAALSAGDFVHCAIDRADLVINVGHDVVEKPPFFMTPGGKKVIHVNFSAADVDPVYFPQHEVVGDIANSVEYMAENCGQCSNHDFTRLMEVKQAVDSHLQERAEDPRFPVIPQRIVHDVRQVMPEDGIIALDNGMYKLWFARNYPAYDNNTVLLDNALASMGAGLPSGMMASMLYPDLKVMAICGDGGFMMNSQELETAVRLELNLVVLIISDGAYGMIKWKQGQEGYTDFGLDYRNPDFVTYAQSYGAHGHRINRTEELRPTLESALAGGGVHLVEVPVDYSENRRVFDEELAEMTCRL; from the coding sequence ATGGCCAACGAGCAACATCCGGCCCGTAACGGAGCCGAGCTGTTTATCCGGGCGCTGGAAAATGAAGGCGTCAAATACATTTTCGCGGTGCCTGGTGAAGAAAACCTCGCGTTTCTCGAAGCGCTGAGGACCTCCAGTATCCAACTGGTGCTCAATCGCCATGAACAGGCGGCCGGCTTTATGGCGGCCACCTACGGGCGGCTGACGGGCCGGGTCGGTGTCTGCCTATCTACGCTCGGGCCCGGTGCCACCAATCTCGTTACCGCTGCGGCCTACGCCCAGTTGGGCGGCATGCCCATGATGATGATTTCCGGCCAGAAGCCGATCAAATCCTCCAAACAGGGCCTTTTCCAGATTCTGGATGTGGTGGACCTGATGCGGCCGCTGACCAAGTACACTCGGCAGATCAGTAACGCCAACACCATACCCGCCAAGGTGCGGGAGGCCTTCCGGCTGGCCTCGGAAGAGCGCCCGGGAGCCGTGCATCTTGAGTTGCCAGAAGATATCGCAGCCGAGAAGCCGGAATCTGATACCCACATCTTCAAACCCAGCGATGCCCGCCGGCCCACGGCCAGCCAGAAGAGCCTGGAAATGGCCTGCGACATGTTGCGTGAAGCCCGGCACCCGGTGATCATGATTGGCGCCGGTGCCAACCGGAAGCGAGTGTCCGAGGCACTGCTTCACCTGGTGAATGTAACCAGCATCCCGTTCTTTACGACGCAAATGGGCAAAGGTGTTATCGATGAACGGCATCCCCATTATCTCGGCAATGCCGCGCTCTCTGCCGGCGATTTTGTGCATTGTGCCATCGACCGCGCCGATCTGGTGATCAATGTGGGCCATGATGTGGTGGAAAAACCGCCATTTTTCATGACTCCCGGTGGCAAGAAAGTGATTCATGTGAATTTCAGCGCGGCCGATGTGGACCCTGTCTATTTCCCCCAGCACGAAGTGGTGGGGGATATCGCTAACAGCGTGGAATACATGGCGGAGAATTGTGGCCAGTGTTCCAATCATGATTTCACCCGGTTGATGGAGGTGAAGCAGGCGGTGGACTCTCACCTGCAGGAACGGGCCGAAGACCCCCGCTTCCCGGTGATTCCCCAGAGGATTGTCCATGACGTCCGCCAGGTGATGCCGGAGGACGGCATCATTGCGCTGGACAACGGCATGTACAAACTCTGGTTTGCCCGAAACTATCCAGCCTACGACAACAACACCGTCTTGCTCGATAACGCCCTGGCCTCCATGGGCGCCGGCCTGCCCAGCGGCATGATGGCCTCGATGCTGTACCCGGATCTCAAGGTGATGGCCATCTGTGGCGATGGCGGTTTCATGATGAACAGCCAGGAGCTGGAAACCGCCGTGCGCCTTGAGCTCAACCTGGTGGTGCTGATCATCAGTGATGGCGCCTACGGTATGATCAAGTGGAAGCAGGGGCAGGAAGGCTACACCGATTTTGGCCTGGACTACCGCAACCCTGACTTTGTCACCTACGCTCAATCCTACGGCGCCCACGGGCACCGCATTAACCGCACGGAAGAGCTGCGGCCGACTCTGGAAAGCGCCCTTGCCGGGGGCGGGGTGCATCTGGTCGAAGTGCCGGTGGATTACAGCGAAAACCGCCGGGTCTTTGACGAGGAATTGGCGGAGATGACCTGCAGGCTGTAA
- a CDS encoding ATP-grasp domain-containing protein has translation MTEQNYNPEKGYIALLGWSLNAIEAADKFDRRYVVVAPDWAEAYCTEHDIPYVPWNFERLNDRSVEIAHILQDKGVDVAIPLFEETVEWAGAINSVLMGNPRLFGQAMLLRDKALMKRRAQLGGIRVGIFEEAHDHDDVIRFLKRVNQTLLKLDGDPNDPIHLKAFDKAGCLGHRVIRTPDEVDTIPDEEFPVLMESHLDGWEFAVEAWIHNGKIRFLNISEYVTLGYSVFVPATPDLEKYRAQITAEIEKLIKTFDIEFGFVHPEYFVTSDGTMYFGEVAYRPPGFKVFELLERAYGFNAYQGMILAFDPKTTEEEIAAFFPKEVVDAKGYAGCFGVYPRRRVVSRLEIPEETENHEYFESHELTPPMEETVTKRTAFGTHWGLVYFFGEDPYVMRDLLKHQEELDFYV, from the coding sequence ATGACCGAGCAAAACTACAATCCTGAGAAAGGGTATATCGCGCTGTTGGGCTGGAGCCTGAATGCCATTGAAGCGGCTGACAAGTTCGACCGCCGCTATGTGGTCGTCGCGCCCGACTGGGCCGAGGCCTACTGCACAGAGCACGATATTCCTTACGTGCCCTGGAACTTCGAACGCCTGAATGACCGTTCCGTCGAGATTGCCCATATCCTCCAGGACAAGGGAGTGGACGTTGCCATCCCCCTGTTTGAAGAGACCGTAGAGTGGGCCGGAGCCATCAACTCGGTGCTGATGGGCAATCCAAGGCTCTTTGGCCAGGCCATGTTGCTGCGCGACAAGGCACTGATGAAACGCCGCGCCCAGCTGGGCGGTATCCGGGTGGGTATTTTTGAAGAAGCCCATGACCATGATGACGTCATCCGCTTCCTGAAGCGGGTGAACCAGACCCTGCTGAAACTGGACGGGGATCCGAACGACCCCATTCACCTCAAGGCCTTCGACAAGGCCGGCTGCCTGGGGCATCGGGTGATTCGTACCCCGGATGAGGTGGATACCATTCCTGATGAGGAATTTCCGGTACTGATGGAGTCCCACCTGGATGGCTGGGAGTTCGCTGTCGAGGCCTGGATCCACAACGGAAAGATCCGCTTCCTGAACATTTCCGAGTACGTCACTCTTGGTTATTCGGTATTCGTGCCAGCCACGCCGGACCTGGAAAAATACCGTGCCCAGATTACCGCTGAGATCGAAAAGCTGATCAAGACTTTTGATATTGAATTCGGCTTTGTCCATCCGGAGTATTTCGTGACCAGCGATGGCACCATGTACTTTGGTGAGGTGGCGTACCGGCCGCCTGGCTTCAAGGTCTTCGAGCTGCTGGAACGGGCCTACGGTTTCAACGCCTACCAGGGCATGATCCTGGCGTTCGATCCGAAAACCACCGAAGAGGAAATCGCCGCGTTCTTCCCGAAAGAAGTGGTGGATGCCAAAGGTTACGCCGGCTGTTTCGGTGTTTACCCGCGTCGCCGCGTGGTCAGCCGCCTCGAGATTCCGGAAGAAACCGAGAATCACGAGTACTTTGAATCCCATGAACTGACACCGCCGATGGAAGAGACGGTCACCAAGCGCACCGCATTCGGTACCCACTGGGGGCTGGTTTACTTCTTCGGTGAAGATCCCTACGTCATGCGGGATCTGCTCAAACATCAGGAAGAACTCGATTTCTATGTATAA
- the mqo gene encoding malate dehydrogenase (quinone), with protein MAVRQADVVLVGGGVMSATLGMMLRQLDPSLDIVMVERLDHVAHESTDGWNNAGTGHAGYCELNYTPETDDGDVAIERALQINAQFEVSLQLWSYLVEQGILPEPTSFINRTPHQSFVWGEKDVAFLKRRFERLSAHHLFREMEYTESPKDLEEWMPLVVKSRDPMQRVAATRIRHGSDVDFGSLTRSMVKWLETQPNFELMTNCPVHYIDQRDNGRWKVRVKNQKTGELIKLETGFVFLGAGGGALPLLQKSGIDEALGYGGFPVSGQWLVCRKPDIVEQHHSKVYGKAPIGAPPMSVPHLDTRIINGEPALLFGPFAGFTTRFLKQGSIFDLFGSVKPTNLRPMLSVSKSNMDLTRYLIGEVFQSHPDRVESLRNFFPEAKEEDWQLRMAGQRVQIIKQIDGGGGKLEFGTEIVAAKDGTLAALLGASPGASTAANAMINVIERCFPDKIRTPQWQGRMKELVPSYGQSLVNDEALLTKVRERTLSTLKLG; from the coding sequence ATGGCCGTTAGACAGGCAGACGTAGTGCTGGTCGGCGGTGGCGTCATGAGCGCCACTCTCGGCATGATGCTCAGGCAACTGGATCCGTCCCTGGACATCGTCATGGTGGAGCGTCTCGACCACGTTGCCCATGAAAGCACGGACGGATGGAACAACGCAGGCACCGGCCACGCCGGCTACTGCGAGCTCAACTACACGCCCGAAACCGACGATGGCGATGTGGCCATCGAACGCGCCCTGCAGATCAATGCCCAGTTCGAGGTGTCGCTGCAGCTCTGGTCGTATCTGGTTGAGCAGGGCATTCTGCCAGAGCCCACCAGCTTTATTAATCGTACGCCGCACCAGAGTTTTGTCTGGGGTGAGAAAGACGTTGCCTTCCTGAAACGCCGGTTCGAGCGTCTGAGTGCTCACCACCTGTTCCGTGAAATGGAATACACCGAGTCCCCGAAGGATCTGGAAGAGTGGATGCCCCTGGTGGTCAAGAGCCGGGATCCGATGCAGCGCGTGGCTGCCACCCGGATCAGGCACGGCTCGGACGTGGATTTTGGTTCACTCACCCGCAGTATGGTCAAGTGGCTGGAAACCCAGCCGAACTTCGAGCTGATGACCAACTGCCCCGTGCATTACATCGACCAGCGTGATAACGGCCGCTGGAAAGTGCGTGTCAAAAACCAGAAAACCGGAGAGCTGATCAAGCTGGAGACCGGCTTTGTGTTTCTGGGCGCCGGTGGTGGTGCCCTGCCGCTGCTGCAGAAATCCGGCATTGATGAAGCCCTTGGCTACGGCGGTTTCCCGGTCAGTGGTCAGTGGCTGGTATGTCGCAAGCCGGACATCGTTGAGCAGCATCACTCCAAGGTTTACGGCAAGGCACCAATCGGGGCGCCCCCGATGTCCGTGCCGCACCTGGATACCCGTATCATCAACGGTGAGCCGGCATTGCTGTTCGGACCGTTTGCGGGCTTTACCACCCGGTTCCTCAAGCAGGGCTCCATCTTTGACCTGTTCGGTTCGGTGAAACCCACCAATCTGAGGCCAATGCTCTCGGTCAGCAAGAGCAATATGGACCTGACCCGCTACCTTATTGGTGAGGTGTTCCAGTCGCACCCGGACCGGGTTGAATCGCTGCGCAATTTCTTCCCGGAAGCGAAAGAGGAAGACTGGCAGCTTCGGATGGCCGGCCAGCGGGTACAGATTATCAAGCAGATTGATGGTGGTGGCGGCAAGCTGGAATTCGGCACCGAAATAGTGGCGGCCAAAGACGGCACCCTGGCAGCGTTGCTGGGAGCCTCGCCCGGAGCGTCCACGGCGGCCAATGCGATGATCAACGTTATCGAGCGTTGCTTCCCGGATAAGATCAGGACTCCGCAGTGGCAGGGGCGCATGAAGGAACTGGTGCCGTCCTATGGCCAGTCCCTGGTGAATGATGAAGCGCTGCTGACCAAAGTACGGGAGCGGACCCTGTCTACCCTGAAACTGGGCTGA